TTGCCGTCGGTCGCGAGATCCTCGTTGCGGGAAACCCACTTGGGAGCACTGACACCTTGGAAGCCCAGGTTGTACCAAGTGTTCATATAGTTGTTGTCATACGTCTGGGCATTCCAGTCGAACTGGACCCACCAATCTCCCGCGTGCCACACACCGACGCCGACACCTGGGTTGGCAGGGTCCATGTGCAGCGCATTGCCCGTGTGGTTCATGGCCGTGAGGTCGTAGCCGGGGTTCATCGGATCCTCCAGCACTTCCCACGTGTCGTAGTTCGTGTCGTATCGCATCACGCACCGTCGCCAATCGCCGGCAGGGTGGTTCTGCGAAGCACCGATCGTATAGAAGTAGCCGTCCTGATACGCCAGTTTGCCGGTCACGCCGCCCGCCCAAGGCACCGTGATCGGTCGTGGGGGGTCGGAGAGCTGAGTCCAAAGACCGTAGCTCGGGTCGTTGGGATCGAAGTCGTACCGGTAGAACTTGCCTTCGCGGACCCATTCTTGGTCGAACACGACGAAAAGCGTAGTGCCGTCAGTGCCGATGCGGTTCACCTTGTAGCCAGGGTCGCTCAGGGCTCCGTAAAGCACGTCCCAGGTGACATCGGCGGCTGCGAACTGGACCGGCATCAGGGCGAGGCCGCACAGCAGGTGCAAAGGTCTCATTCGCGTCTCCTTATCCTCGTCTGCGTCCCACTCCGCCGCTGCCTTCGACGAGCGAGACTTCCACTCCATTATCACGCGGTTTTCTGAGTTCGGCAAGTCCCGGGCCCCTTTGCCTCGTGATTCCGCCGCAGCGCTCGAGACGCGACTCCGCAAGACAGCCAGCAAATCCTGGGATGACAGGCCACACATGTCTCGGCCCCCCACGGGCCGCGGAGTGGTTCGGCGGACGCCGCACTAGCTGCTCGCCGAGGTGTAGTAGCGCAGGGCGAAGCGCCAGAACCAGCGGCAAGCGATCACCGCAGCGAGGCTCCAACCCACACCCAACCAAATCACCCACGTCTCCGCCTGCCCCCAAAGTGCACGCGTGGGCACCGTGGCAATGAACGCGAGGGGAATCGCATAGAGGAACAGCTTCTGCAGGAGCGCCGGGAAGATGTCCAACGGAAACCGCGCCACCTGAAACACCGACTCACCAACCACCCAGAGGTTCTCGACCCGAACGAGCCATATCCCCAACGTCATCAGCACGAACTGCAACGCATAGAATAGTAGCAGTGCCGCAACCGTCAGGACGACGTATACCAACACTTGGTGCGGGCTCGGAGACAGGTTCTCCAGCCGGAGCCCATACGCCAGCAACCCGAATGATGCCGCCACCGTGCCCACTTGGTCGAAGTTGAACAGCCTGACACTCACCCAGAACTGACTGTCCACCGGCTTCACTAACACGTAGTCGAGCGTGCCCAATCGCACCATGGTCGGCAACTCCACCACGGACATACCGAATACCGCTCCCGCCACCGATCCCATCATGTAGCAGGTAGCGAACAACAGGAACGATTGCCCCTCGCTCCACCCTGCAATGCTGTCGGTCTGGCCGTAGAACACCTTCAGAATCGCGATAAAGAAGCCCATCCACACCAGGTTCTGCGCCACCTTCGCCCAGAAGTTGGCGCGAAACTCGATCTCTCGCTGCAAGCTGGCGAGCACCATAGCACGGTACAGCCGCAGGTAGCGTCTCACATCCCCACCCCGGTGTAGGTCTTCAGCCCGGTGCGCCACAGCACCCAACCCACTCCCGACATCAGCGCGATCCAGCAGAGCTGCGCCCCGATCCCCACTAGCACCGCCTCATCGCTCACTCTCCCCAACATCATCT
This portion of the Fimbriimonadia bacterium genome encodes:
- a CDS encoding ABC-2 family transporter protein, translating into MRRYLRLYRAMVLASLQREIEFRANFWAKVAQNLVWMGFFIAILKVFYGQTDSIAGWSEGQSFLLFATCYMMGSVAGAVFGMSVVELPTMVRLGTLDYVLVKPVDSQFWVSVRLFNFDQVGTVAASFGLLAYGLRLENLSPSPHQVLVYVVLTVAALLLFYALQFVLMTLGIWLVRVENLWVVGESVFQVARFPLDIFPALLQKLFLYAIPLAFIATVPTRALWGQAETWVIWLGVGWSLAAVIACRWFWRFALRYYTSASS